From the genome of Helicobacter pylori, one region includes:
- the cagL gene encoding cag pathogenicity island VirB5 family T4SS-associated adhesin CagL, translating into MKTLVKNTISSFLLLSVLMAEDITSGLQQLDSTYKETNQQTLKNLDEIFSTTSPSANDEMGKEDALNIKKAAIALRGDLALLKANFEANELFFISEDVIFKTYMSSPELLLIYMKINPLDQKTAEQQCGISDKVLVLYCGGKLKIEQEKQNIRERLETSLKAYQSNIGGTASLITASQTLVESLKNKNFIKGIRKLMLAHNKVFLNYLEKLDALERSLEQSKWQYLQERQSSKIIVK; encoded by the coding sequence ATGAAAACACTCGTAAAAAATACCATATCTTCTTTTTTGCTATTGTCTGTTTTGATGGCAGAAGATATAACAAGCGGCTTACAGCAACTTGATAGCACCTACAAAGAGACCAACCAACAAACGCTCAAAAACTTAGATGAGATTTTTTCAACCACTAGCCCTAGCGCTAATGATGAAATGGGTAAAGAAGACGCTCTAAACATCAAAAAAGCGGCTATTGCTTTGAGAGGAGATTTAGCGTTGTTGAAAGCCAATTTTGAAGCGAATGAGTTATTCTTCATCTCAGAAGATGTGATTTTCAAGACTTATATGTCTAGCCCTGAACTTTTATTAATCTATATGAAAATCAATCCCTTAGACCAAAAGACTGCTGAGCAGCAATGCGGAATATCCGATAAAGTTTTAGTTCTTTATTGTGGGGGGAAGCTGAAAATCGAGCAAGAAAAACAAAATATAAGAGAGCGTTTAGAAACTTCTCTAAAGGCGTATCAGAGCAACATTGGAGGTACAGCTTCCTTAATCACTGCTTCACAGACGCTTGTAGAAAGCCTAAAGAATAAAAATTTCATCAAAGGAATCAGAAAGCTTATGTTAGCTCACAACAAGGTCTTTTTAAATTATTTAGAGAAGTTGGACGCATTAGAAAGATCCCTAGAACAAAGCAAGTGGCAATACCTGCAAGAAAGGCAATCAAGTAAGATTATTGTTAAATGA
- the cagT gene encoding type IV secretion system apparatus protein CagT, giving the protein MKLRASVLIGVAILCLILSACSNYAKKVVKQKNHVYTPVYNELIEKYSEIPLNDKLKDTPFMVQVKLPNYKDYLLDNKQVVLTFKLVHHSKKITLIGDANKILQYKNYFQANGARSDIDFYLQPTLNQKGVVMIASNYNDNPNSKEKPQTFDVVQGSQPMLGAHTKNLHGYDVSGANNKQVINEVAREKAQLEKINQYYKTLLQDKEQEYTTRKNNQREILETLSNRAGYQMRQNVISSEIFKNGNLNMQAKEEESREKLQEERENEYLRNQIRSLLSGK; this is encoded by the coding sequence ATGAAACTGAGAGCAAGTGTTTTAATCGGTGTGGCAATTCTGTGCTTAATTTTAAGCGCATGCAGTAATTATGCGAAAAAAGTGGTGAAACAAAAGAACCATGTTTATACGCCTGTGTATAATGAACTGATAGAGAAGTATAGTGAGATACCCTTAAATGACAAACTCAAAGACACACCATTCATGGTGCAAGTGAAGTTGCCAAATTACAAGGACTATTTGTTGGATAATAAACAAGTTGTACTGACTTTCAAACTCGTTCATCATTCTAAAAAGATTACGCTCATAGGCGATGCCAATAAGATACTTCAATACAAGAATTACTTCCAAGCTAATGGAGCAAGATCCGATATTGATTTTTACTTGCAGCCTACTTTGAATCAAAAGGGTGTGGTGATGATAGCGAGTAACTACAATGATAATCCCAACAGCAAAGAAAAACCACAGACCTTTGATGTGGTGCAAGGAAGTCAGCCAATGCTAGGAGCTCACACAAAAAACTTGCACGGCTATGATGTGAGTGGGGCAAACAACAAGCAAGTGATCAATGAAGTGGCAAGAGAAAAAGCTCAGCTGGAAAAAATCAATCAGTATTACAAAACTCTCTTACAAGACAAGGAACAAGAATACACCACTAGGAAAAATAACCAACGAGAAATTTTAGAAACATTGAGTAATCGTGCGGGTTATCAAATGAGGCAGAATGTGATCAGTTCTGAGATTTTTAAGAATGGCAACTTGAACATGCAAGCCAAAGAGGAAGAATCTAGGGAGAAACTACAAGAAGAAAGAGAGAATGAATACTTACGCAATCAAATCAGAAGTTTGCTCAGTGGTAAGTGA
- the cagE gene encoding cag pathogenicity island type IV secretion system ATPase CagE produces the protein MFVASKQADEQKKLIIEQEVQKRQFQKIEELKADMQKGVNPFFKVLFDGGNRLFGFPETFIYSSIFILFVTIVLSVILFQAYEPVLIVAIVIVLVALGFKKDYRLYQRMERAMKFKKPFLFKGVKNKAFMSIFSMKPSKEMANDIHLNPNREDRLVSAANSYLANNYECFLDDGVILTNNYSLLGTIKLGGIDFLTTSKKDLIELHASIYSVFRNFVTPEFKFYFHTVKKKIVIDETNRDYSLVFSNDFMRAYNEKQKRESFYDISFFLTIEQDLLDTLNEPVMNKKHFADNNFEEFQRIIRAKLENFKDRIELIEELLSKYHPTRLKEYTKDGVVYSKQCEFYNFLVGMNEAPFICNRKDLYLKEKMHGGVKEVYFANKHGKILNDDLSEKYFSAIEISEYAPKSQSDLFDKINALDSEFIFMHAYSPKNSQVLKDKLAFTSRRIIISGGSKEQGMTLGCLSELVGNGDITLGSYGNSLVLFADSLEKMKQSVKECVSSLNAKGFLANAATFSMENYFFAKHCSFITLPFIFDVTSNNFADFIAMRAMSFDGNQENNAWGNSVMTLKSEINSPFYLNFHMPTDFGSASAGHTLILGSTGSGKTVFMSMTLNAMGQFAHHFPANVSKDKQKLTMVYMDKDYGAYGNIVAMGGEYVKIELGTDTGLNPFAWAACVQKTNATMEQKQTAISVVKELVKNLATKSDEKDENGNSTTFSLADSNTLAAAVTNLITGDMNLDYPITQLINAFGKDHNDPNGLVARLAPFCKSTNGEFQWLFDNKATDRLDFSKTIIGVDGSSFLDNNDVSPFICFYLFARIQEAMDGRRFVLDIDEAWKYLGDPKVAYFVRDMLKTARKRNAIVRLATQSITDLLACPIADTIREQCPTKIFLRNDGGNLSDYQRLANVTEKEFEIITKGLDRKILYKQDGSPSVIASFNLRGIPKEYLKILSTDTVFVKEIDKIVQNHSIIDKYQALRQMYQQIKEY, from the coding sequence GTGTTTGTGGCAAGCAAGCAAGCTGACGAACAAAAAAAGCTAATCATAGAGCAAGAGGTTCAAAAGCGGCAGTTTCAAAAAATAGAAGAACTTAAAGCAGACATGCAAAAAGGTGTCAATCCCTTTTTTAAAGTCTTGTTTGATGGGGGGAATAGGTTGTTTGGTTTCCCTGAAACTTTTATTTATTCTTCTATATTTATATTGTTTGTAACAATTGTATTATCTGTTATTCTTTTTCAAGCCTATGAACCTGTTTTGATTGTAGCGATTGTTATTGTGCTTGTAGCTCTTGGATTCAAGAAAGATTATAGGCTTTATCAAAGAATGGAGCGAGCGATGAAATTCAAAAAACCTTTTTTGTTTAAGGGCGTGAAAAACAAAGCATTCATGAGCATTTTTTCCATGAAGCCTAGTAAAGAAATGGCTAATGACATCCACTTAAACCCAAATAGAGAAGACAGACTTGTGAGTGCTGCAAACTCCTATCTAGCGAATAACTATGAATGTTTTTTAGATGATGGAGTGATCCTTACTAACAACTATTCTCTTTTAGGCACAATCAAATTGGGGGGCATTGACTTTTTAACCACTTCCAAAAAAGATCTCATAGAGTTACACGCTTCTATTTATAGCGTTTTTAGGAATTTTGTTACCCCTGAATTCAAATTTTATTTTCACACTGTTAAAAAGAAAATCGTTATTGATGAAACCAATAGGGATTATAGTCTTGTTTTTTCTAATGATTTTATGCGAGCCTATAATGAGAAACAAAAGAGAGAAAGTTTTTATGATATTAGTTTTTTTCTGACCATAGAGCAAGATTTATTAGACACTCTCAATGAACCCGTTATGAATAAAAAGCATTTTGCAGACAATAATTTTGAAGAGTTTCAAAGGATTATTAGAGCCAAGCTTGAAAACTTCAAGGATAGGATAGAGCTCATAGAAGAGCTATTGAGTAAATACCACCCCACTAGATTAAAAGAATACACCAAAGATGGGGTTGTTTACTCCAAACAATGCGAGTTTTACAATTTTCTTGTGGGAATGAATGAAGCTCCTTTTATTTGCAACAGAAAAGACTTGTATCTCAAGGAAAAAATGCATGGCGGGGTGAAAGAAGTTTATTTTGCCAATAAGCATGGAAAAATCTTAAATGATGATTTGAGTGAAAAATATTTTAGCGCTATTGAGATTAGTGAATACGCCCCTAAATCACAGAGCGATTTGTTTGATAAGATCAACGCTCTAGACAGCGAATTCATCTTTATGCATGCTTATTCGCCTAAAAACTCACAGGTTTTAAAGGACAAACTGGCTTTCACCTCTAGAAGAATTATTATTAGTGGAGGCTCTAAAGAGCAAGGCATGACTTTAGGTTGTTTGAGCGAATTAGTGGGTAATGGTGATATTACGCTAGGCAGTTATGGTAATTCTTTAGTGCTGTTTGCTGATAGCTTGGAAAAAATGAAACAAAGCGTTAAGGAATGCGTCTCTAGTCTTAACGCTAAAGGTTTTTTGGCCAACGCAGCGACTTTCTCTATGGAAAATTACTTTTTTGCCAAACATTGCTCTTTTATTACGCTTCCTTTTATTTTTGATGTAACTTCTAATAATTTTGCTGATTTCATCGCTATGAGGGCTATGAGTTTTGATGGCAATCAAGAGAATAACGCTTGGGGTAATAGCGTCATGACGCTAAAAAGCGAGATCAATTCGCCTTTTTATCTGAACTTCCACATGCCTACTGATTTTGGTTCAGCTTCAGCAGGACACACTTTGATACTGGGATCAACCGGTTCAGGTAAGACGGTGTTTATGTCAATGACTCTAAACGCTATGGGACAATTCGCTCACCATTTTCCTGCTAATGTCAGCAAAGACAAGCAAAAGCTCACTATGGTCTATATGGATAAAGATTATGGCGCTTATGGGAATATTGTCGCAATGGGTGGGGAGTATGTCAAGATTGAGCTAGGGACAGATACAGGATTAAATCCTTTTGCTTGGGCGGCTTGTGTGCAAAAAACCAATGCAACAATGGAGCAAAAACAAACAGCTATTTCTGTTGTCAAAGAGCTTGTGAAAAACTTAGCAACCAAAAGCGATGAAAAAGACGAAAATGGCAACAGCACCACTTTTAGCCTAGCAGATTCTAATACGCTTGCAGCGGCAGTAACCAACCTTATCACAGGAGATATGAACCTAGATTATCCCATCACTCAACTGATTAATGCTTTCGGAAAAGACCACAATGATCCTAATGGGCTTGTCGCGCGATTAGCGCCTTTTTGCAAATCAACCAATGGTGAATTTCAATGGCTTTTTGACAATAAAGCAACCGATCGCTTAGATTTTTCAAAAACGATTATTGGCGTTGATGGGTCAAGTTTCTTAGACAATAATGATGTTTCGCCCTTTATTTGTTTTTACCTTTTCGCTCGTATCCAAGAGGCAATGGATGGGCGTAGATTTGTCTTAGATATTGATGAAGCTTGGAAATATTTAGGCGATCCAAAGGTCGCTTATTTTGTAAGAGACATGCTAAAAACTGCAAGGAAAAGAAACGCTATTGTCAGACTTGCGACTCAAAGCATCACTGATCTTTTGGCTTGCCCTATTGCTGATACTATTAGAGAACAATGCCCTACAAAGATTTTTTTGAGAAACGATGGGGGCAATCTTTCTGATTACCAAAGACTAGCTAATGTTACAGAAAAAGAATTTGAAATCATCACTAAGGGGCTAGATAGGAAAATTCTCTACAAACAAGATGGAAGCCCTAGCGTTATCGCCAGTTTTAATTTGAGAGGCATTCCTAAAGAATATTTGAAAATTTTATCCACAGACACTGTATTTGTCAAAGAAATTGACAAGATTGTCCAAAACCATAGTATTATAGATAAATATCAGGCCCTAAGGCAGATGTATCAACAAATAAAGGAGTATTAA
- the cagI gene encoding cag pathogenicity island type IV secretion system translocation protein CagI, translated as MKCFLSIFSFLTFCGLSLNGAGAVITLEPALKAIQADAQAKQKTAQAELKAIEAQSSAKEKAIQAQIEGQLRTQLATMSAMLKGANGVINGVNSMTGGFFAGSDILLGVMEGYSSALSALGGNVKIIVEKQKINTQTEIQNMQIALQKNNEMIKLKMNQQNALLEALKNSFEPSVTLKTQMEMLSQALGSSSDNAEYIAYNTTGIKAFEETLEGFETWLEAAMQKATLIDYNSLTGQTLFQSTIYAPALSFFSSMGTPFGIIETFTLAPTKCPYLDGLKISACLMEQVIQNYRKIVALIQNKLNDADFQNIAYLNGINEEIKTLKGSVDLNALIEAAILNAENHLNYIENLEKKADLWEEQLKLERETTARNIANSKVIVK; from the coding sequence GTGAAATGTTTTTTAAGCATATTTTCTTTCTTAACTTTTTGTGGTTTGTCTCTGAATGGTGCAGGGGCAGTAATAACGCTTGAACCTGCCTTAAAAGCCATTCAGGCAGATGCACAAGCCAAACAAAAAACCGCTCAAGCCGAATTAAAAGCCATAGAGGCTCAATCTAGTGCCAAAGAAAAAGCCATTCAAGCGCAAATAGAGGGACAATTGAGAACTCAGCTTGCAACTATGAGCGCTATGTTAAAAGGGGCTAATGGCGTTATTAATGGTGTCAATAGCATGACAGGGGGGTTTTTTGCAGGTTCAGACATTTTGCTTGGCGTCATGGAAGGGTATTCAAGCGCGCTTAGTGCATTGGGGGGGAATGTCAAAATAATCGTGGAAAAACAAAAAATTAATACCCAAACAGAAATCCAAAACATGCAAATCGCTCTCCAAAAAAATAACGAAATGATCAAGCTCAAAATGAACCAACAAAACGCTCTCTTAGAAGCGTTAAAAAACAGCTTTGAACCGAGCGTTACCCTAAAAACGCAAATGGAAATGCTTTCTCAAGCTCTAGGGAGTTCTTCTGACAACGCTGAATACATCGCTTACAATACGACTGGTATCAAGGCGTTTGAAGAAACCTTAGAAGGTTTTGAAACATGGTTGGAAGCGGCTATGCAAAAAGCGACCCTTATTGACTACAATTCCCTAACAGGTCAGACTTTGTTTCAAAGCACCATCTACGCGCCTGCTCTTAGTTTTTTTTCAAGCATGGGCACACCATTTGGAATCATTGAAACATTCACTCTAGCACCCACAAAATGCCCCTATCTTGATGGGCTGAAAATTTCAGCATGCCTTATGGAACAGGTTATTCAGAATTACAGAAAGATTGTAGCCCTTATTCAAAATAAACTGAATGATGCAGATTTTCAAAATATCGCTTATTTGAATGGGATCAATGAAGAAATCAAAACCTTAAAAGGATCAGTAGATTTGAATGCGCTCATAGAAGCTGCTATCTTAAATGCAGAAAATCATTTAAACTATATAGAGAATCTTGAAAAAAAAGCCGATCTTTGGGAAGAACAACTGAAATTAGAAAGAGAAACGACAGCAAGAAACATTGCTAACTCTAAAGTTATTGTCAAATGA
- the cagS gene encoding cag pathogenicity island protein CagS, whose product MSNNMRKLFSMIADSKDKKEKLIESLQENELLNTDEKKKIIDQIKTMHDFFKQMHTNKGALDKVLRNYMKDYRAVIKSIGVDKFKKVYRLLESETMELLHAIAENPNFLFSKFDRSILGIFLPFFSKPIMFKMSIREMDSQIELYNTKLPLLKLFVMTDEEVNFYANLKTIEQYNDYVRDLLMKFDLEKYMKEKGVPNA is encoded by the coding sequence ATGAGTAATAACATGCGAAAACTCTTCTCAATGATTGCTGACTCAAAAGATAAGAAAGAAAAACTTATTGAGAGTTTGCAGGAGAACGAACTTTTAAACACTGATGAAAAAAAGAAAATCATAGATCAAATAAAAACTATGCATGATTTTTTCAAACAGATGCATACAAACAAGGGAGCGTTAGATAAGGTTCTAAGAAATTACATGAAAGATTATCGCGCTGTTATCAAAAGCATTGGTGTTGATAAGTTTAAAAAGGTTTATCGATTGCTTGAGAGTGAGACTATGGAGCTGTTGCATGCGATTGCAGAGAATCCTAATTTCTTATTCTCTAAATTTGATCGATCAATTCTTGGAATATTTCTGCCTTTCTTCAGTAAGCCCATCATGTTTAAGATGAGTATTAGAGAAATGGACTCGCAAATAGAATTGTATAACACTAAGCTCCCGCTATTGAAATTGTTTGTGATGACAGATGAAGAAGTGAATTTCTATGCTAATCTAAAAACCATTGAACAATATAACGACTATGTTAGGGATTTGCTGATGAAATTTGATCTTGAAAAATACATGAAAGAAAAAGGAGTGCCAAATGCTTGA
- the cagP gene encoding cag pathogenicity island protein CagP has protein sequence MKQPISKLKQNFLQFKHSFNKHLDKYSLYYRLFNISSIVIGFLIALFSYGAGVILVYPILFLFALIIKPSFFYYTTYLLLLVSLSVISKYYLLSHANFTMKLIMLMAQWQNWFL, from the coding sequence ATGAAACAACCGATTAGCAAATTAAAACAAAACTTCTTACAATTCAAACATTCTTTCAACAAACATTTAGATAAATACAGCCTTTATTATAGGCTGTTCAATATCAGCTCTATCGTTATAGGTTTTTTAATAGCGCTTTTTTCTTATGGGGCAGGGGTGATTTTAGTTTATCCAATATTATTCTTATTTGCTCTCATAATAAAACCTAGCTTTTTTTATTACACCACTTATCTTTTGCTACTCGTTTCTCTCAGCGTAATAAGCAAATACTATCTCTTAAGCCACGCAAATTTCACAATGAAGCTGATCATGCTTATGGCTCAATGGCAAAATTGGTTCTTGTAA
- the cagG gene encoding cag pathogenicity island type IV secretion system translocation protein CagG, with product MKTNFYKIKLLFAWCLIIGMFNALLNADQNTGIKDISPEDMALNSVGLVSRDQLKIEIPEETLEQKVAILNDYNDKNVNIKFDDISLGSFQPNDNLGINAMWGIQNLLMSQMMGNYGPNNPFMYGYAPTYSDSSFLPPSLGGY from the coding sequence ATGAAAACGAATTTTTATAAAATTAAATTACTCTTTGCTTGGTGTCTTATCATTGGCATGTTTAACGCTTTGCTTAACGCTGACCAAAACACTGGTATAAAAGATATTAGTCCTGAAGATATGGCGCTAAATAGCGTGGGGCTTGTTTCTAGAGATCAACTAAAAATAGAGATCCCTGAAGAAACCTTAGAGCAAAAAGTGGCCATACTCAATGACTATAATGATAAGAATGTTAATATCAAGTTTGACGACATAAGTTTAGGGAGTTTTCAACCTAATGATAATCTAGGTATCAATGCGATGTGGGGCATTCAAAATCTTCTCATGAGCCAAATGATGGGCAATTACGGACCAAACAATCCTTTCATGTATGGTTATGCACCAACATACTCAGATTCATCGTTTTTACCACCAAGCTTAGGAGGGTATTAA
- the cagF gene encoding type IV secretion system chaperone CagF, which yields MKQSLREEKLLKILENDVLTILDSFSNYLFELREELDFIEEEMEGEITEQNLTTLYDFSNFLEDHVNVFYENVLNIDDVKTEHLYSGLIDSLNANLHFVKSFLSNQDLDFRFFKEINDGQDPQKTLSRLIPLQSGKNDASSFKANNSFVSLVYVYVYFMLETIMQSYRILRLLEKPINHNISEDMQSDIENFFVQANFLEYYVQNKIYPTNHAYDFTHLIMDSIVPNWIQIDMSVEAKKKELFEKYFQNIDAVTNKMLDQKNQNKNSD from the coding sequence ATGAAACAAAGTTTGCGTGAAGAAAAATTATTGAAAATTTTAGAAAATGATGTCTTGACGATTTTGGATAGTTTTTCTAATTATCTTTTTGAGCTGAGAGAAGAATTGGACTTCATAGAAGAAGAAATGGAAGGCGAAATCACTGAACAAAACCTTACCACTCTTTATGATTTTTCTAATTTCTTAGAAGACCATGTCAATGTGTTTTATGAGAATGTTTTAAATATAGATGATGTCAAAACAGAACACCTTTATTCAGGTCTCATAGATAGTCTTAATGCTAATCTCCACTTTGTCAAGTCATTTCTCAGTAATCAGGATTTAGACTTCCGCTTTTTTAAAGAAATAAACGATGGGCAAGATCCCCAAAAAACATTATCAAGATTAATCCCTCTTCAAAGCGGGAAAAATGACGCAAGCTCGTTTAAAGCAAATAATTCTTTTGTCTCATTAGTTTATGTTTATGTTTATTTCATGCTAGAAACTATCATGCAGTCGTATAGGATTCTCAGATTACTAGAAAAACCTATCAATCACAACATAAGCGAGGATATGCAGAGCGATATAGAGAATTTTTTTGTTCAAGCGAATTTTTTAGAATACTATGTTCAGAACAAAATATACCCAACCAATCATGCCTATGACTTCACGCATTTGATCATGGACTCCATTGTTCCTAATTGGATTCAAATTGATATGAGCGTTGAAGCTAAAAAGAAAGAGCTTTTTGAAAAATATTTTCAAAACATTGATGCAGTAACAAACAAAATGCTCGATCAAAAAAATCAAAACAAAAACAGCGATTGA
- the cagM gene encoding type IV secretion system apparatus protein CagM, which yields MLAKIVFSSLVAFGVLSANVEQFGSFFNEIKKEQEEVAAKEDALKAKKKLLNNTHDFLEDLVFRKQKIKELMDHRAKVLSDLENKYKKEKEALEKETRGKILTAKSKAYGDLEQALKDNPLYKKLLPNPYAYVLNQETFTQEDKERLSYYYPQVKTSSIFKKTTATTKDKAQALLQMGVFSLDEEQNKKASRLALSYKQAIEEYSNNISNLLSRKELDNIDYYLQLERNKFDSRAKDIAQKATNTLIFNSERLAFSMAIDKINEKYLRGYEAFSNLLKNVKDDVELNTLTKNFTNQKLSFAQKQKLCLLVLDSFNFDTQSKKSILKKTNEYNIFVDSDPMMSDKTTIQKEHYKIFNFFKTVLSAYRNNVAKNNPFE from the coding sequence ATGCTTGCAAAAATCGTTTTTAGCTCATTGGTTGCGTTTGGAGTTTTGTCGGCTAATGTGGAGCAGTTTGGTTCATTTTTCAATGAGATAAAAAAAGAACAAGAAGAAGTGGCTGCAAAAGAAGACGCTCTTAAGGCTAAAAAGAAGCTCTTAAACAATACGCATGATTTCTTAGAAGACTTGGTTTTTAGAAAACAAAAAATCAAAGAGCTTATGGATCATAGAGCTAAAGTTCTTTCAGACTTAGAAAACAAATACAAAAAAGAAAAAGAGGCTCTAGAGAAAGAGACAAGAGGTAAAATCCTTACTGCTAAGTCAAAGGCTTATGGTGATCTAGAACAAGCCTTAAAAGATAACCCTCTCTATAAGAAACTTCTTCCTAACCCTTATGCCTATGTTTTAAACCAAGAAACATTCACGCAAGAAGATAAGGAGCGTTTGAGTTATTACTACCCCCAAGTGAAAACGAGCAGTATTTTTAAAAAAACTACCGCTACCACTAAAGATAAGGCTCAGGCTTTGCTTCAAATGGGTGTGTTTTCTTTAGATGAAGAACAAAACAAAAAAGCGAGCCGATTAGCTTTATCTTACAAGCAAGCGATTGAAGAATATTCCAATAACATTTCTAATTTATTGAGCCGAAAAGAATTGGATAATATAGATTATTACTTACAGCTTGAAAGAAACAAGTTTGACTCCAGAGCAAAAGATATTGCTCAAAAAGCTACTAACACGCTTATTTTTAACTCGGAACGCTTGGCGTTTAGCATGGCGATTGATAAGATCAATGAGAAATACTTAAGGGGCTATGAGGCTTTTTCTAACTTGTTGAAAAATGTCAAAGATGATGTGGAATTGAATACTCTGACTAAAAACTTTACCAATCAAAAGTTGAGTTTCGCTCAAAAACAAAAATTGTGTTTGTTGGTTTTAGACAGCTTCAATTTTGATACCCAATCCAAAAAATCTATATTAAAAAAGACTAATGAATACAATATTTTCGTAGATAGCGATCCTATGATGAGCGACAAAACAACCATACAAAAAGAACACTACAAGATATTTAATTTCTTCAAAACAGTGCTTTCTGCATACCGAAACAATGTTGCCAAGAATAATCCCTTTGAATAG
- the cagU gene encoding cag pathogenicity island translocation protein CagU, whose product MNDTTERHGSNSLNTPPPSNSQGNDLLNLLDSLYPKGSLGEQRFHEALKNQGELKNILIEIEKLPQEKRYELLMQIGQAKQRIMEAYAHSFLGYIGGLEHLLGLCMGGIFVLFAIYFVFLRTSKNMDLVESLKTKLKLQYFYYAFGVGAVLFFGLETIRSIYELYILGIGSANDKVLFVLKNICFIGMGYLIYKVIKVIGVKNFINGLFTSKKQE is encoded by the coding sequence ATGAACGATACAACAGAGCGTCATGGATCCAATTCGCTAAACACCCCACCACCTAGCAACTCACAGGGCAATGATCTTTTAAATTTGCTAGACTCGTTATATCCCAAAGGGAGTTTAGGGGAGCAAAGATTCCACGAAGCTCTAAAGAATCAAGGAGAGTTGAAAAATATCCTGATAGAAATAGAAAAGCTACCGCAAGAAAAAAGGTATGAACTTCTGATGCAGATAGGACAAGCCAAACAGAGAATAATGGAAGCATACGCTCATTCATTCTTAGGATATATAGGGGGATTAGAGCATCTGTTAGGATTATGTATGGGTGGGATATTTGTTTTGTTTGCAATCTATTTTGTATTTTTAAGGACTAGTAAAAACATGGATCTAGTGGAAAGTCTAAAAACAAAACTAAAACTTCAGTATTTTTACTACGCCTTTGGTGTGGGTGCGGTTTTGTTTTTTGGATTAGAAACAATTAGATCTATTTATGAACTATATATATTAGGAATTGGTAGCGCTAACGACAAGGTGCTCTTTGTTTTGAAAAACATTTGCTTCATAGGTATGGGCTATTTGATTTATAAAGTGATTAAGGTTATTGGTGTAAAAAATTTTATCAATGGTCTTTTCACTTCAAAGAAACAAGAATAA
- the cagV gene encoding cag pathogenicity island type IV secretion system protein CagV gives MLGKKNEEVLIDENLVGGVIALDRLAKLNKANRTFKRAFYLSMALNVAAVTSIVMMMPLKKTDIFVYGIDRYTGEFKIVKRSDARQIVNSEAVVDSATSKFVSLLFGYSKNSLRDRKDQLMQYCDVSFQTQAMRMFNENIRQFVDKVRAEAIISSNIQREKVKNSPLTRLTFFITIKITPDTMENYEYITKKQVTIYYDFARGNSSQENLIINPFGFKVFDIQITDLQNEQTVSEILRKIKEVESKNKELKN, from the coding sequence ATGTTAGGGAAAAAAAACGAGGAAGTCTTGATTGATGAAAATTTGGTTGGGGGTGTGATAGCCCTTGATAGATTGGCAAAACTCAATAAGGCCAATAGGACTTTCAAAAGGGCTTTTTATCTCTCTATGGCACTCAATGTCGCCGCTGTAACGAGTATTGTGATGATGATGCCTTTGAAGAAAACAGATATATTTGTTTATGGCATTGATCGATACACAGGAGAATTTAAAATCGTCAAACGCTCCGATGCTAGGCAAATTGTCAATTCTGAAGCCGTTGTGGATAGCGCAACCTCAAAATTTGTCTCATTGCTGTTTGGTTATAGCAAAAATTCTTTGAGGGATCGCAAGGATCAACTAATGCAGTATTGCGATGTGAGTTTCCAAACCCAAGCAATGAGGATGTTCAATGAAAATATCAGACAATTCGTAGATAAAGTCCGAGCAGAAGCTATCATTAGCTCTAACATACAAAGAGAAAAAGTCAAAAATAGCCCCTTAACACGATTAACATTTTTCATTACCATCAAAATCACACCTGATACAATGGAAAATTATGAATATATTACTAAAAAACAAGTAACTATTTATTATGATTTTGCTAGAGGCAACTCTTCTCAAGAAAATCTTATCATCAATCCTTTTGGCTTCAAAGTGTTTGACATTCAAATCACAGATTTACAAAACGAACAGACGGTAAGCGAAATTTTGAGAAAGATTAAAGAAGTGGAATCAAAAAATAAGGAATTGAAGAATTAA